Proteins co-encoded in one Haloarcula pelagica genomic window:
- a CDS encoding energy-coupling factor ABC transporter ATP-binding protein, which translates to MTVLSASGLRYAYPDGTLAVDGVDVTVERGERVAVLGPNGAGKSTLLSLLGGLVEPDAGTVRYFEETTDADAVRDRLSVLTQNPAEYLFNPTVREDLAYGPAQQDRSAAEVDRRVERVAERLELDGLLSKPPFRLSGGQQRRAALASALTVEPEVLLLDEPLSNVDAANRATILDLFDELVADGATLVVSTPDTELVPHVADRVILVDAAGEVAATGPTREILTDTALLSACSLRPPQVVRLFEGRAGEPPLTVAEAADRLDGTD; encoded by the coding sequence GTGACCGTCCTCTCGGCCAGCGGGCTCCGGTACGCCTACCCGGACGGGACGCTGGCCGTCGACGGCGTGGACGTGACCGTCGAGCGCGGCGAACGGGTCGCGGTGCTCGGCCCCAACGGCGCCGGCAAGTCGACGCTGTTGAGCCTGCTGGGTGGCCTCGTCGAGCCCGACGCGGGGACGGTCCGGTACTTCGAGGAGACGACCGACGCAGACGCGGTGCGTGACCGGCTGAGCGTCCTCACGCAGAACCCCGCCGAGTACCTGTTCAACCCGACGGTCCGCGAGGATCTGGCCTACGGCCCGGCCCAGCAGGACCGCAGCGCGGCCGAAGTCGACCGTCGTGTCGAACGAGTCGCCGAGAGACTGGAACTGGACGGACTGCTGTCGAAGCCGCCCTTTCGCCTGAGCGGAGGCCAGCAGCGACGCGCGGCCCTCGCCAGTGCACTCACCGTCGAACCGGAGGTGCTGTTGCTCGACGAGCCACTGAGCAACGTCGACGCCGCGAACCGGGCGACGATCCTGGACCTCTTCGACGAACTCGTCGCCGACGGGGCGACCCTCGTCGTCTCGACGCCCGACACCGAACTCGTCCCCCACGTCGCCGACCGCGTGATCCTCGTCGACGCCGCCGGGGAGGTCGCGGCCACCGGCCCCACGCGCGAAATCCTGACCGACACGGCGTTGCTATCGGCCTGTTCGCTCCGCCCCCCACAGGTCGTCAGACTGTTCGAGGGGCGGGCAGGCGAGCCCCCGTTGACCGTCGCAGAAGCAGCCGACCGTCTCGACGGGACAGACTGA
- a CDS encoding energy-coupling factor ABC transporter permease: protein MHIPDGYIDLPLALLFGVLSAGVLSLAARRVGGDISQQRAPLLGVVAAGVFAAQMLNWPIPGGTSAHFVGGAFAAILLGPHLGALCVATVVAIQALVFGDGGLVVLGANVFNMAIVEVYVGYAVYRLVAPYGEFRAAFAAGWLGITAGALTAALQLGLSSAFQYQLLTTLAIMGVGHLLLGLVEGAITAVVYRYLARARPDLRPAGVTEVTPDA, encoded by the coding sequence ATGCACATTCCCGACGGCTACATCGATCTGCCGCTCGCGTTGCTGTTCGGTGTGCTCAGCGCCGGGGTGCTGAGTCTCGCCGCCAGGCGGGTCGGTGGTGACATCTCCCAACAGCGTGCGCCGCTGCTGGGTGTCGTCGCCGCCGGCGTGTTCGCCGCACAGATGCTCAACTGGCCGATCCCCGGCGGCACGAGCGCCCACTTCGTCGGCGGGGCGTTCGCCGCAATCTTGCTCGGCCCGCACCTGGGCGCGCTCTGTGTCGCGACGGTCGTGGCTATCCAGGCCCTCGTCTTCGGGGACGGCGGACTGGTAGTGTTGGGTGCGAACGTCTTCAACATGGCCATCGTCGAGGTGTACGTCGGCTACGCCGTCTATCGACTGGTCGCCCCCTACGGGGAGTTCCGGGCGGCCTTCGCGGCCGGATGGCTCGGGATCACTGCCGGTGCGCTCACGGCCGCCCTCCAACTCGGGCTCTCCTCGGCGTTCCAGTACCAGCTCCTGACGACGCTGGCGATCATGGGTGTGGGCCACCTCCTGTTAGGGCTGGTCGAAGGAGCGATCACCGCCGTCGTCTACCGTTATCTCGCCCGCGCCCGGCCCGACCTCCGTCCTGCCGGCGTCACCGAGGTGACCCCGGATGCCTGA
- the nikR gene encoding nickel-responsive transcriptional regulator NikR, giving the protein MSDEFDRISLTLPSSMVDRLDGIVDDWEYPSRSAAVRDSLRDFFGTYEWESDGDQHHHGTIVVVHDHHAAGIADELQTIQHEMADAITSVQHIHLSHDTCMETLVVEGGGSDITALANRLRSVTGVQQVKVVVVDE; this is encoded by the coding sequence ATGAGCGACGAGTTCGACCGGATCAGTCTCACGCTGCCGTCGTCGATGGTCGACCGGCTCGACGGGATCGTCGACGACTGGGAGTACCCCAGTCGGTCGGCCGCCGTCCGTGACTCGCTCCGTGACTTCTTCGGGACCTACGAGTGGGAGTCCGACGGTGACCAGCACCACCACGGGACGATCGTCGTCGTCCACGACCACCACGCGGCCGGCATCGCGGACGAACTCCAGACGATCCAACACGAGATGGCCGACGCGATCACGTCGGTCCAGCATATCCACCTCTCACACGACACCTGTATGGAGACCCTCGTCGTCGAGGGCGGGGGGAGCGATATCACTGCGCTGGCCAACCGTCTCCGCTCGGTCACCGGCGTCCAGCAAGTCAAGGTCGTCGTCGTCGACGAGTAG
- the cbiQ gene encoding cobalt ECF transporter T component CbiQ, with protein MRADLLDRTLAAVAAHARWVLLAEDAPNRRGFLQAVAPSVKLLGVLALLVTTVVQRELSTVLALAGLAAALAALSRVPARAFLGRVTGPPAVAFVVVGPQMLLMGGPSLPWTPLPLSAAGVEYVVTFTVRVAACVGFLTVLLLTTRFSALLSALRRLRAPTIAVTLLAITYRYLLLFFAELGRMVRARRGRTVADPEIQRSWRDSGNFLGTFLLRSLERGERVERAARARGGTGVTPARPRAPLGLADAAFGAVVAATVTGVVLA; from the coding sequence ATGCGGGCTGACCTGCTCGACCGGACCCTCGCCGCCGTCGCCGCCCACGCACGATGGGTCCTGCTCGCCGAGGACGCCCCGAACCGTCGGGGGTTCCTCCAGGCCGTCGCGCCGTCGGTGAAGCTGCTGGGCGTCCTGGCGTTGCTCGTCACGACCGTCGTCCAGCGGGAGCTTTCGACGGTCCTGGCACTGGCGGGGCTGGCGGCCGCGCTGGCGGCCCTCTCGCGGGTCCCCGCTCGGGCGTTCCTGGGTCGGGTGACGGGACCCCCTGCCGTCGCGTTCGTCGTCGTCGGCCCGCAGATGCTCCTGATGGGCGGCCCGTCCCTCCCGTGGACGCCGCTTCCGTTGTCGGCAGCGGGCGTCGAGTACGTCGTCACGTTCACCGTCCGGGTCGCCGCCTGTGTGGGCTTTCTGACCGTGTTGCTGTTGACGACGCGGTTCTCGGCGCTGTTGTCGGCGCTGCGCCGGCTTCGCGCGCCGACGATCGCCGTGACGCTCCTGGCGATCACCTATCGGTATCTCCTGTTGTTCTTCGCGGAACTGGGACGGATGGTGCGGGCGCGGCGCGGCCGGACAGTCGCGGACCCGGAGATCCAGCGGAGCTGGCGCGACTCCGGGAACTTCCTCGGGACCTTCCTGCTTCGCAGCCTCGAACGCGGCGAGCGCGTCGAGCGAGCGGCACGCGCACGGGGCGGGACCGGTGTGACCCCCGCCCGGCCGCGGGCACCGCTGGGGCTCGCCGACGCCGCGTTCGGCGCTGTGGTCGCGGCGACCGTCACCGGGGTGGTCCTCGCGTGA
- a CDS encoding PDGLE domain-containing protein — MPEWLPKAFAVLLALTLLAPVFGWAAGAVGYAEPLENAAEVTGATDDAEPVATAPLPDYAVPGLGGAAGTFVSAVVGTGLTLVVALAIGRLLGAETDAG; from the coding sequence ATGCCTGAGTGGCTCCCGAAAGCGTTCGCGGTCCTGCTCGCGCTGACGCTGTTGGCCCCGGTGTTCGGCTGGGCGGCCGGCGCCGTCGGGTACGCCGAACCGCTGGAGAACGCCGCCGAGGTGACGGGCGCGACCGACGACGCCGAGCCGGTGGCGACCGCGCCGTTGCCGGACTACGCGGTTCCGGGGCTGGGCGGTGCCGCCGGGACCTTCGTCTCGGCCGTCGTCGGCACCGGACTGACGCTCGTGGTCGCGCTGGCGATCGGCCGGCTGCTCGGGGCCGAGACAGATGCGGGCTGA